The following are encoded in a window of Mustela nigripes isolate SB6536 chromosome 3, MUSNIG.SB6536, whole genome shotgun sequence genomic DNA:
- the LOC132013173 gene encoding S-phase kinase-associated protein 1-like: MPSIKLQSSDGEIFEVDVEIAKQSVTIKTMLEDLGMDDEGDDDPVPLPNVNAAILKKVIQWCTHHKDDPPPPEDDEDKEKRTDDIPVWDQEFLKVDQGTLFELILAANYLDIKGLLDVTCKTVANMIKGKTPEEIRKTFNIKNDFTEEEEAQVRKENQWCEEK, translated from the coding sequence ATGCCCTCAATTAAGTTGCAGAGTTCCGATGGAGAGATATTTGAAGTTGATGTTGAAATCGCCAAACAGTCTGTGACTATCAAGACCATGTTGGAAGATTTGGGAATGGATGATGAAGGAGATGATGATCCAGTTCCTCTACCAAATGTTAATGCAGCAATATTAAAAAAGGTCATTCAGTGGTGCACCCATCACAAGGATGACCCCCCTCCTCCTGAGGATGATGAGGACAAAGAAAAGCGGACAGATGATATCCCAGTTTGGGACCAAGAATTCCTGAAAGTTGACCAAGGAACACTGTTTGAACTTATTCTGGCTGCGAACTACTTAGACATCAAAGGTTTGCTTGATGTTACATGCAAGACTGTTGCCAATATGATCAAGGGGAAAACTCCTGAGGAGATCCGCAAGACCTTCAATATCAAAAATGACTTTACTGAAGAAGAGGAAGCCCAGGTACGCAAAGAGAACCAGTGGTGTGAAGAGAAGTGA